In the genome of Streptomyces sp. Tu 3180, the window CGGTCGGGGTCGAGCAGCCCGCCCCACTGGGCGCCGTCCTGGAACCGGTCGCCGGAGCGCCGCTCAGCGCTTGGCATATTCGCGGAAGCCGCGGCCGGTCTTGCGGCCGAGGCAGCCCGCGGCCACCAGGTGCTCCAGCAGCGGCGCCGGGGCGAGACCCGGGTCGCGGAACTCGCGGTGCAGGACCTTCTCGATGGCGAGCGAGACGTCCAGCCCGACGACGTCCAGCAGCTCGAAGGGACCCATCGGGTAGCCGCCGCCCAGCTTCATCGCGGCGTCGATGTCGTCCAGGGACGCGTAGTGCTCCTGCACCATCTTGATCGCGTTGTTGAGGTACGGGAACAGCAGCGCGTTCACGATGAAGCCGGCCCGGTCGCCGCAGTCCACGGCGTGCTTGCGGATCTTCCCGCAGACCTCGCGCACCGTCGCGTGCACGTCGTCGGCGGTCAGCACCGTGCGCACGACCTCGACCAGCTTCATGGCCGGCGCCGGGTTGAAGAAGTGCATGCCGATCACGTCCTGCGGGCGCGAGGTGGCGCGGGCACAGGCGACGACCGGGAGGGAGGAGGTGGTGGTGGCGAGCACCGCACCCGGCTTGCAGACCTTGTCCAGCGTCGCGAACAGCTGCCGCTTGACCTCCAGGTCCTCGGCGATCGCCTCGAGGGCGAGGTCGACGTCGGCGAAGTCGTCGTAGGTGCCCGTCGGCCGGATCAGCTCCAGGGTCCTCGCGGCGGCCTCGGCGGTCATCCGGCCCTTGTCGACGGAGCGCGCCAGGGACTTGCCGACGCGCGCCCTGGCCGCCTGTGCCTTCTCCTCGCTGCGGGCGGCCAGGACCACCTCGTAACCGGCCTTGGCGAAGACCTCGGCGATGCCGGAGGCCATCGTGCCGGAGCCCGCGACGCCCACCGAGCGCACCGGACGGCCGGCGACGGGGGAACCGCCCTCCGGCGGGGTCAGCGCGTCCCGCACGACGACGGCGCTGCCCGGCGCCTCGTACGTGTAGAAGCCGCGCCCGGCCTTGCGGCCCGTCAGGCCCGCCTCGCTGAGCTGCTTGAGGATCGGGGCGGGGGCGTGCAGCCGGTCCCGGGACTCGGCGTACATGGCCTCCAGCACCGTGCGCGCGGTGTCGACGCCGATCAGGTCGAGCAGTGCCAGCGGGCCCATGGGGAGCCCGCAGCCGAGCCGCATCGCGGCGTCGATGTCCTCGCGGGAGGCGTAGTGCGCCTCGTACATCGCGGCGGCCTGGTTGAGGTAGCCGAACAGCAGCCCGTCCGCGACGAATCCGGGCCGGTCGCCGACCGCGACCGGCTCCTTGCCGAGTTCCAGGGCGAGGTCGGTGACCGCGGTGACGGCCGCCGGGGCGGTCAGCACGGAGGAGACGATCTCCACCAGCCTCATCGCCGGGGCGGGGTTGAAGAAGTGCATGCCCAGCACCCGCTCGGGGTGGGCCGAGTCGGCGGCGAGCCGGGTGACGGACAGGGCGTTGGTGCCGGTCGCCAGG includes:
- a CDS encoding 3-hydroxyacyl-CoA dehydrogenase, giving the protein MATPLSPTPPSPLRTVAVVGLGTMGTGIAEVLAKAGREVLGIDVSEAQAAKCVAALEASTARAVERGRLTEQERADALARVSTSTDLTAAAGADLVIEVAPESYETKQQILRELDRIVRPETILATGTNALSVTRLAADSAHPERVLGMHFFNPAPAMRLVEIVSSVLTAPAAVTAVTDLALELGKEPVAVGDRPGFVADGLLFGYLNQAAAMYEAHYASREDIDAAMRLGCGLPMGPLALLDLIGVDTARTVLEAMYAESRDRLHAPAPILKQLSEAGLTGRKAGRGFYTYEAPGSAVVVRDALTPPEGGSPVAGRPVRSVGVAGSGTMASGIAEVFAKAGYEVVLAARSEEKAQAARARVGKSLARSVDKGRMTAEAAARTLELIRPTGTYDDFADVDLALEAIAEDLEVKRQLFATLDKVCKPGAVLATTTSSLPVVACARATSRPQDVIGMHFFNPAPAMKLVEVVRTVLTADDVHATVREVCGKIRKHAVDCGDRAGFIVNALLFPYLNNAIKMVQEHYASLDDIDAAMKLGGGYPMGPFELLDVVGLDVSLAIEKVLHREFRDPGLAPAPLLEHLVAAGCLGRKTGRGFREYAKR